A region from the Benincasa hispida cultivar B227 chromosome 10, ASM972705v1, whole genome shotgun sequence genome encodes:
- the LOC120089074 gene encoding uncharacterized protein LOC120089074: MPPQRALIQRGRPRSESTRDQNQGHGQMPYVLLTPEALQILIQNTSNGNTTSSTTPITNDKNDSKIIREFRMFNPSTFDGSSVDPIILKNWRTEIETIFRHMNIPEEQKVNYATFMLRGDAKFWWESTQRTIKSTVSWQQFNQAFYNKYFPLTVRYKKEVEFLNLRQEKMSVAEYERKFDLLSHFVPRLVDTKEKKMERFIWRLREGIRGIVTAFRHKEYALTLESALLMEVDLAAKTSTCKRVFMPNKKRKFTQQGFQRSQWQAKISQSTQGVQSQQKSQTFTYPKCRNCGKHYQGQCLRNLGVCFNCGQMGHYAKACPNLINQVSTSQTTQPTSNKVTQQ, translated from the coding sequence ATGCCACCACAAAGGGCTCTAATACAACGAGGCAGACCTCGAAGTGAATCCACAAGGGATCAAAATCAAGGACATGGACAGATGCCTTATGTGTTACTTACACCAGAGGCGCTACAAATACTAATACAAAATACGAGTAATGGAAACACAACCTCGTCCACCACACCAATAACCAACGATAAAAATGACTCGAAGATCATTCGAGAATTCAGGATGTTCAATCCTTCAACATTTGATGGATCATCTGTGGAtccaattatattaaaaaattggagaacagaaatagaaactattttCCGCCATATGAACATCccagaagaacaaaaagtaaatTATGCCACCTTCATGTTAAGAGGCGATGCAAAGTTCTGGTGGGAATCCACACAAAGAACAATCAAAAGTACAGTCTCATGGCAGCAATTCAATCAGGCTTTTTACAACAAGTATTTCCCTTTGACAGTGAGATATAAAAAGGAAgtggaatttcttaatcttcgtcAAGAGAAAATGTCAGTGGCAGAGTATGAACGAAAATTTGATCTCTTGTCTCACTTTGTTCCTCGACTAGTGGAcacaaaagagaagaagatggaaaGGTTTATTTGGAGATTAAGAGAAGGCATTCGAGGCATTGTTACTGCTTTCCGACACAAAGAGTATGCCCTTACCCTCGAGTCGGCCTTACTCATGGAAGTAGATCTTGCTGCCAAAACCTCAACTTGTAAACGAGTATTCATGccaaataaaaagagaaaattcacCCAACAGGGCTTCCAACGTTCACAATGGCAAGCAAAAATTTCCCAAAGTACTCAGGGCGTACAGTCACAACAGAAGAGTCAAACATTCACATATCCTAAGTGCAGAAATTGTGGAAAACACTATCAGGGGCAATGTCTTCGGAACTTAGGGGTGTGTTTCAACTGCGGCCAGATGGGTCACTATGCAAAGGCTTGCCCAAATCTCATCAACCAAGTATCAACTTCCCAGACCACCCAGCCTACTAGTAACAAGGTTACCCAACAATAG